From the Pseudomonas sp. SORT22 genome, one window contains:
- a CDS encoding tubulin-like doman-containing protein yields the protein MNENAQPSGPAALNAVSEKIHPTLFIALGGTGMKVNIRLRRRILNAIWGGNNQVQQIADFPLVQFVNFDLDAGEVTQDGKSIKTDVLAEQVAFTSEEKIIEPLNLSKYTHSMDELNRHREVAEWFPLTPDKIRALGIDPSKGAGQIRALSRLYFYDKYPVIRDKLRDKVNRLLANIGGHADKLKKLGLEIDPGKIRIVISGSAAGGTGSGSFLDMGYLAKAILKENNIAGKVDLFFVLPGGFHAFNTERVQANGYAALMELETSMRGNRLVKHWDATDNLFIDSRPYDDVYIVDNSNVAQAKTSDQEDIYEMLSDVLFTDFTSQDFANKKRSIAVNQNQHKIRSYTVRLPQDYGDDTELRFPCSYSALGQAVLDTQIDARQNVRLSRQVQQMLKAFFGIANAAANDNRPTDRERDDFLREQLNVTARTFTELPDFLSKVELTLATGEFTHYQVADDLLLVEGDNSVTAQIEQKVEMLFERLQNGGADKDQWLTHVREIQQQLERDTKGSNIDSAERNHEVRIKENRQRRLAELVREDALPEKLFRRLDDDERGGLDYTLALVEMLKDRLENEGSGIIPALEKNAARFKELAEKLESSELAREFERLKETTGGGLMARLSGKDKQAETVLTQVKDTLRDSLLFYVRHVAAREAAQLLRELSEWLGRKESVDHSGRAVWNGFVGRLQDGRNAVDQLLRRIETDISKIDASIKEKHATLIPLALVQSSEEQVVDGAQVREWAKDAFKDFGGSKVLFGKLQDEEGQEELLGKLRSKAVQQLPKQNQGIDPLLSALAALTPDEQREKFRQLLQRAMPWAPLNLTGGFGIVKDRYTCLVGVQDANEFKRTYGAMLAQCLPQGTGMTAGQIQFVESGTPGKLICFTELSGFPLPALTPLPTYLASYRKESTTIPLHSHKRISQFVQPIQFTQEQYRQFAEDFKLYLHAVAVGVLRRNPSERYELMIDQDYFSIGDEFAIRQNGLNQVQRKDIEDQLRQRYEQLRSPQQLAAMVALFEDLRRGAYKPQMRQNELGVSSLYQTFPYKIAELLKNEYDNRLKRQAPDTAERLVEQARALLEQFAEPVNGSRADVYRDEVHDEHSEKRTLRKECFSSGWLDALFQPAASAAPAPMPGMAAPPPGVAGIAPPPVATPQFSYHLSVAGSNYGPYTSSQLQQYVQTGQITRDSLLWREGMAAWLSAGQILELAHLFAPAPAAAPPVGTPPPVAPMAPPPVN from the coding sequence ATGAACGAGAATGCACAACCTTCCGGCCCGGCGGCGCTGAACGCGGTCAGCGAGAAGATCCACCCGACGCTGTTCATCGCCCTGGGCGGTACCGGCATGAAGGTGAACATCCGCCTGCGCCGGCGCATTCTCAATGCGATCTGGGGCGGCAACAACCAGGTTCAGCAGATTGCCGATTTCCCCCTGGTACAGTTCGTCAACTTCGACCTGGATGCCGGCGAAGTCACTCAGGACGGCAAGTCGATCAAGACCGACGTGCTCGCCGAGCAGGTCGCCTTCACTTCCGAAGAAAAGATCATCGAGCCGCTCAACCTGAGCAAATACACCCACTCGATGGACGAGCTCAACCGCCACCGGGAAGTGGCCGAGTGGTTCCCGCTGACCCCGGACAAGATTCGCGCCCTGGGTATCGACCCGTCCAAAGGTGCCGGGCAGATCCGCGCGCTGTCGCGCCTGTACTTCTACGACAAGTACCCGGTGATCCGCGACAAGCTGCGCGACAAGGTCAACCGCCTGCTGGCCAACATCGGTGGCCATGCCGACAAGCTGAAAAAGCTCGGCCTGGAAATCGACCCGGGCAAGATCCGCATCGTCATCAGCGGTTCGGCCGCCGGCGGCACCGGTTCCGGCTCGTTCCTCGACATGGGTTACCTGGCCAAGGCGATCCTCAAGGAGAACAACATTGCCGGCAAGGTCGACCTGTTCTTCGTCCTCCCCGGCGGCTTCCATGCCTTCAACACCGAGCGCGTGCAGGCCAACGGCTACGCAGCACTGATGGAGCTGGAAACCAGCATGCGCGGCAACCGCCTGGTCAAGCACTGGGACGCAACCGACAACCTGTTCATCGACAGCCGTCCGTACGACGATGTCTACATCGTCGACAACAGCAACGTCGCCCAGGCCAAGACCAGTGACCAGGAAGACATCTACGAGATGCTGTCGGACGTGCTGTTCACCGACTTCACCTCCCAGGACTTCGCCAACAAGAAGCGCTCGATCGCGGTCAACCAGAACCAGCACAAGATCCGCTCCTACACCGTGCGCCTGCCGCAGGACTACGGCGACGATACCGAGCTGCGCTTCCCGTGCTCGTACTCCGCGCTGGGCCAGGCGGTGCTCGACACCCAGATCGATGCACGGCAGAACGTGCGCCTGAGCCGTCAGGTGCAGCAGATGCTCAAGGCCTTCTTCGGCATCGCCAACGCCGCCGCCAACGACAACCGGCCAACCGACCGCGAGCGCGATGACTTTTTGCGCGAGCAACTGAACGTCACTGCGCGCACCTTCACCGAGCTGCCGGACTTCCTTTCCAAGGTCGAGCTGACCCTGGCCACCGGTGAGTTCACCCACTATCAGGTGGCTGACGACCTGCTGCTGGTCGAGGGCGACAACAGCGTCACCGCGCAGATCGAGCAAAAGGTCGAGATGCTCTTCGAGCGCCTGCAAAATGGCGGCGCCGACAAGGACCAGTGGCTGACCCACGTGCGTGAAATCCAGCAGCAGCTGGAGCGCGACACCAAGGGCAGCAACATCGACAGCGCCGAGCGCAACCACGAAGTGCGCATCAAGGAAAACCGCCAGCGCCGCCTGGCCGAACTGGTACGCGAAGACGCCCTGCCGGAAAAACTCTTCCGGCGCCTGGACGACGATGAGCGTGGCGGCCTGGATTACACCCTGGCGCTGGTCGAGATGCTCAAGGACCGCCTCGAAAACGAAGGCAGCGGGATCATCCCGGCGCTGGAAAAGAACGCCGCGCGCTTCAAGGAACTGGCCGAGAAGCTGGAGTCCTCGGAGCTGGCCCGCGAGTTCGAACGCCTCAAGGAAACCACCGGCGGCGGCCTGATGGCCCGCCTGAGCGGCAAGGACAAACAGGCCGAGACCGTACTCACCCAGGTCAAGGACACCTTGCGCGACAGCCTGCTGTTCTACGTGCGCCATGTCGCTGCCCGTGAAGCGGCGCAACTGCTGCGCGAGCTGTCCGAGTGGCTGGGCCGCAAGGAGTCGGTCGACCACAGCGGCCGTGCAGTATGGAACGGCTTCGTTGGCCGCCTGCAGGACGGACGCAATGCGGTTGACCAGCTGTTGCGCCGGATCGAAACCGATATCAGCAAGATCGACGCCAGCATCAAGGAAAAACACGCCACCCTGATCCCGCTGGCGCTGGTGCAAAGCAGCGAGGAACAGGTCGTCGATGGCGCCCAGGTGCGCGAATGGGCCAAAGACGCTTTCAAGGACTTTGGCGGCTCCAAGGTGCTGTTCGGCAAACTGCAGGACGAAGAGGGCCAGGAAGAATTGCTGGGCAAACTGCGCAGCAAGGCCGTGCAGCAGTTGCCCAAGCAAAACCAGGGCATCGACCCGCTGCTCAGCGCCCTGGCCGCGCTGACCCCGGACGAACAGCGGGAAAAATTCCGCCAGCTACTGCAACGGGCCATGCCTTGGGCGCCGCTGAACCTCACCGGCGGCTTCGGCATCGTCAAGGACCGCTACACCTGCCTGGTGGGCGTGCAGGATGCCAACGAATTCAAGCGCACCTACGGCGCCATGCTCGCCCAGTGCCTGCCGCAGGGCACCGGCATGACTGCCGGGCAGATCCAGTTCGTCGAGTCCGGCACCCCGGGCAAGCTGATCTGCTTCACTGAGCTGAGCGGCTTCCCGCTGCCGGCCCTGACCCCGCTGCCGACCTACCTGGCCAGCTACCGCAAGGAAAGCACGACGATTCCGCTGCACAGCCACAAGCGTATCAGCCAGTTCGTACAGCCGATCCAGTTCACCCAGGAGCAGTACCGCCAGTTCGCCGAAGACTTCAAGCTGTACCTGCACGCGGTGGCCGTTGGGGTGTTGCGGCGCAACCCGTCGGAACGTTACGAGCTGATGATCGACCAGGACTACTTCAGCATCGGTGACGAGTTCGCGATCCGTCAGAACGGTCTGAACCAGGTGCAACGCAAAGACATCGAGGACCAGTTGCGCCAGCGTTACGAGCAACTGCGCAGCCCGCAGCAGCTGGCGGCCATGGTCGCGCTGTTCGAAGACCTGCGCCGCGGCGCCTACAAGCCGCAGATGCGCCAGAACGAGCTTGGGGTGTCGTCGCTGTACCAGACCTTCCCGTACAAGATCGCTGAGCTGCTGAAGAACGAGTACGACAACCGCCTCAAGCGCCAGGCCCCGGATACCGCAGAACGCCTGGTAGAGCAGGCGCGAGCGCTGCTGGAGCAATTCGCCGAACCGGTCAACGGCTCACGCGCCGACGTCTATCGCGACGAAGTGCATGACGAGCACAGCGAAAAACGCACCCTGCGCAAGGAGTGCTTCAGCAGCGGCTGGCTCGACGCGCTGTTCCAGCCGGCCGCCAGCGCCGCACCGGCACCGATGCCGGGCATGGCTGCGCCACCGCCAGGTGTTGCCGGTATCGCGCCGCCACCGGTGGCTACGCCGCAGTTCAGCTATCACCTGAGCGTGGCTGGCAGCAACTACGGCCCGTACACCAGCAGCCAGCTGCAACAGTATGTGCAAACCGGCCAGATCACCCGCGACAGCCTGCTGTGGCGCGAAGGCATGGCCGCCTGGCTGAGCGCCGGGCAGATCCTCGAACTTGCCCATCTGTTTGCTCCGGCCCCTGCTGCGGCGCCGCCGGTAGGCACGCCACCGCCCGTCGCGCCGATGGCGCCACCGCCTGTGAACTGA
- a CDS encoding GFA family protein: MSDTYEGGCHCGALRYRIQGPLTDVAHCHCSVCRRVSGGLLITWLTVSCEDFQWLSGTPQRYDSSASCVRYFCSRCGAHVALTTDLSPQSIDVTVTTLDQPQLAAPNRHIWIDSRLPWLHLDEHLPGESGETL; this comes from the coding sequence ATGAGTGATACGTACGAAGGCGGCTGCCATTGCGGCGCCCTGCGCTACCGGATTCAAGGTCCGTTGACGGATGTTGCCCACTGCCATTGCTCGGTGTGCCGACGGGTCAGTGGTGGTTTGCTGATCACCTGGCTGACGGTGAGTTGCGAGGATTTCCAATGGTTGAGCGGTACGCCGCAGCGCTACGACTCGTCTGCCAGTTGCGTGCGCTATTTCTGCAGCCGGTGCGGGGCGCATGTGGCGCTGACCACCGATCTGAGCCCGCAGAGCATCGATGTTACCGTGACCACTCTCGACCAGCCGCAGCTGGCGGCACCGAACCGACATATCTGGATCGATAGCCGCCTACCCTGGTTGCACCTGGACGAGCATCTGCCCGGCGAGTCCGGGGAGACGCTCTAG
- a CDS encoding CitMHS family transporter produces the protein MLTFLGFAMVITFMYLIMTKRLSALIALILVPILFALFGGFSAKIGPMMLEGISKLAPTGVMLMFAILYFALMIDSGLFDPAVRKILKLVKGDPLKVSVGTAVLALVVSLDGDGATTYMICVAAMLPLYSRLGMSPRIMAGLIILAGGIMNMTPWGGPTARAASALHVDPSDIFVPMIPAMLAGVVALLAIAYAYGKRERARLGELHLPGDEIDHSEISVSQFPDARRPKLLWFNGALTAVLMVSLIMGLLPLPVLFMIAFSIAMIVNYPCLQQQKDRIAAHSGSVLAVTGLIFAAGIFTGILSGTGMVDAMSKSLLAVIPDALGPYLAVITAVVSMPFTFFMSNDAFYYGVLPVLSEAASHYGISPVEMARASIVGQPVHLLSPLVPSTYLLVALAGIEFGDHQRFTLKWAVLICLCIMLAALLMGIFPLFSSL, from the coding sequence ATGCTGACCTTCCTCGGCTTTGCCATGGTCATCACCTTCATGTACCTGATCATGACCAAGCGCCTGTCGGCCTTGATCGCGCTGATCCTGGTACCGATCCTGTTCGCCCTGTTCGGTGGTTTTTCCGCCAAGATCGGCCCGATGATGCTCGAAGGCATCAGCAAACTGGCGCCGACCGGGGTCATGCTGATGTTCGCGATCCTGTATTTCGCCCTGATGATCGACTCCGGCCTGTTTGACCCGGCCGTGCGCAAGATCCTCAAGCTGGTCAAGGGCGACCCGCTGAAAGTCTCGGTCGGCACTGCCGTGCTGGCCCTGGTGGTGTCGCTGGATGGCGACGGCGCCACCACTTACATGATCTGCGTGGCCGCCATGCTGCCGCTGTACAGCCGCCTGGGCATGAGCCCACGGATCATGGCCGGCCTGATCATCCTTGCCGGCGGCATCATGAACATGACCCCCTGGGGTGGCCCGACCGCGCGCGCCGCCAGCGCCCTGCATGTCGACCCCTCGGACATCTTCGTACCGATGATTCCGGCGATGCTCGCTGGTGTCGTCGCCCTGTTGGCGATTGCCTACGCCTACGGCAAGCGGGAACGCGCGCGCCTGGGTGAACTGCACCTGCCTGGTGATGAGATCGATCACAGCGAAATCAGCGTTTCGCAGTTCCCCGACGCCCGTCGCCCGAAACTGCTGTGGTTCAACGGCGCGCTGACCGCCGTGCTGATGGTCTCGCTGATCATGGGTCTGCTGCCGCTGCCGGTGCTGTTCATGATCGCCTTCAGTATCGCCATGATCGTCAACTATCCGTGCCTGCAGCAGCAGAAAGACCGTATCGCCGCCCATTCGGGCAGCGTGCTGGCGGTGACCGGGCTGATTTTTGCCGCCGGTATCTTCACCGGCATCCTCTCCGGCACCGGCATGGTCGACGCCATGTCCAAGAGCCTGCTGGCGGTCATTCCGGATGCGCTGGGGCCTTACCTGGCGGTGATTACCGCAGTCGTAAGCATGCCGTTCACCTTCTTCATGTCCAACGACGCCTTCTACTACGGGGTGTTGCCGGTACTGTCGGAAGCGGCCAGCCACTATGGCATCTCGCCGGTGGAAATGGCCCGCGCGTCGATCGTCGGCCAACCCGTGCATCTGCTCAGCCCGCTGGTACCCTCTACCTACCTGTTGGTGGCCCTGGCCGGCATCGAGTTCGGCGATCATCAGCGCTTCACCCTGAAGTGGGCAGTGCTGATCTGCCTGTGCATAATGCTCGCCGCGCTGCTCATGGGAATTTTCCCCCTGTTCAGTAGCCTATAA
- a CDS encoding TerC family protein: MEWLTSPEIWVAFFTLTALEIVLGIDNIIMISILVSRMPKHMQQRTRIFGLALAMVTRILLLLSITWVMRLTADLFVVFGQGISGRDLILFFGGLFLLWKSSQEIYHGLEGEDETSDEPSGAGGKFFYTIIQIAIIDIVFSLDSVITAVGMVSHVPVMIAAIVVAVLVMMLCAGAISNFIDKHPSLKMLALSFLIVVGTVLIAESFDVHVPKGYVYFAMAFSLAVEAINIKMRTAMAKKKQQSDPVKLRKDIPGQ; the protein is encoded by the coding sequence ATGGAATGGCTGACCAGCCCAGAGATCTGGGTTGCCTTTTTTACTCTGACGGCGCTTGAGATCGTTCTCGGTATCGACAACATCATCATGATCTCGATCCTGGTCAGCCGCATGCCCAAGCACATGCAGCAGCGCACCCGGATCTTCGGTCTGGCGCTGGCCATGGTCACCCGCATCCTCCTGCTGCTGTCGATCACCTGGGTCATGCGCCTGACCGCCGACCTGTTCGTGGTGTTCGGCCAGGGTATTTCCGGGCGCGACCTGATCCTGTTCTTCGGCGGCCTGTTCCTGTTGTGGAAAAGCTCCCAGGAGATCTACCACGGCCTGGAAGGTGAAGACGAAACCAGCGACGAGCCAAGCGGCGCCGGCGGCAAGTTCTTCTACACCATCATCCAGATCGCCATCATCGACATCGTCTTCTCCCTGGACTCGGTGATTACCGCGGTGGGCATGGTTTCCCACGTACCGGTGATGATCGCCGCGATCGTCGTCGCGGTGCTGGTGATGATGCTCTGCGCCGGCGCCATCAGTAACTTCATCGACAAGCACCCGTCACTGAAGATGCTCGCCCTGTCGTTCCTGATCGTGGTCGGGACCGTGCTGATTGCCGAATCCTTCGACGTTCACGTACCCAAAGGCTACGTCTACTTCGCCATGGCGTTCTCGCTGGCGGTCGAGGCGATCAACATCAAGATGCGCACGGCCATGGCCAAGAAGAAGCAACAGAGCGATCCGGTGAAACTTCGCAAGGACATCCCGGGTCAGTAA
- a CDS encoding Na/Pi cotransporter family protein: MLTLLNLLSAVALLIWGTHIVRTGILRVYGSNLRRVLSQNMSKRPLAFIAGILVTAMVQSSNATAMLVTSFVGQSLMGLTPALAIMLGADVGTALMARVLTFDLSWLSPLLIFLGVIFFLSRKQTRAGQLGRVGIGLGLIILALQLIVEAAAPITHAQGVKVLFASLTGDILLDALVGALFALISYSSLAAVLLTATLAGAELISLPVAIGLVIGANIGSGLLAFLSTSMQNAAGRQVALGSLLYKLIGLVLIIPVLHPLVAWMDSLSFSPQELVIGFHLLYNTLRCLILLPTVTPMGRLCRWLLPEREEANGRARPRHLDATALTTPSLALANAVRETLRMGDLVDSMLDAMLNVLRGTQTAMTQQMRGLGEDVEALYNAIKLYLAQMPREDLSEQDSRRWAEIIELAINLKLAADLIERMLRKVQQQKTSQRREFSEVGLEELTGLHSQLLANLRLGLSVFLSADPESARQLLREKRRFRAQERRLAHAHVSRLQRKVVQSIETSSLHLELIADMKRLNSLFCSSAYVVLGGADTGGLLLDSVPDDAHSP, translated from the coding sequence ATGCTGACCCTGCTCAATCTGCTTTCCGCCGTGGCGTTGCTGATCTGGGGCACGCACATCGTGCGTACCGGTATCCTGCGGGTGTACGGCTCGAACCTGCGCCGGGTACTGAGCCAGAACATGTCCAAGCGCCCGCTTGCGTTTATCGCCGGCATCCTGGTGACGGCGATGGTGCAAAGCAGCAACGCCACGGCGATGCTGGTGACCTCGTTCGTCGGCCAGAGCCTGATGGGCCTGACCCCGGCGCTGGCGATCATGCTCGGCGCCGATGTCGGTACCGCGCTGATGGCGCGGGTGCTGACCTTTGACCTGTCATGGCTGTCGCCGCTGCTGATCTTTCTCGGGGTAATCTTCTTTCTTTCCCGCAAGCAAACCCGCGCCGGGCAACTGGGCCGCGTCGGTATCGGCCTGGGCCTGATCATCCTCGCCCTGCAGCTGATCGTCGAAGCGGCGGCGCCGATCACCCATGCCCAGGGGGTGAAGGTACTGTTCGCCTCGCTGACCGGCGATATCCTCCTCGATGCCCTGGTCGGTGCCCTGTTTGCCCTGATTTCCTACTCCAGCCTTGCCGCCGTGCTGCTCACCGCCACCCTGGCCGGCGCCGAGCTGATCAGCCTGCCGGTGGCCATCGGCCTAGTCATTGGCGCCAACATCGGCAGCGGCCTGCTGGCCTTTCTCAGCACCAGCATGCAAAACGCCGCCGGGCGCCAGGTGGCACTGGGCAGCTTGCTGTACAAGCTGATCGGCCTGGTGCTGATCATTCCCGTGCTGCATCCGCTGGTGGCGTGGATGGACAGCCTGAGTTTCAGCCCCCAGGAGCTGGTGATCGGCTTTCACCTGCTCTACAACACCCTGCGCTGCCTGATCCTGTTGCCGACGGTGACGCCCATGGGCCGCCTGTGCAGATGGTTGCTGCCCGAGCGCGAAGAAGCCAACGGCCGCGCCCGCCCGCGTCACCTCGACGCGACCGCACTGACCACGCCAAGCCTGGCCCTGGCCAACGCGGTGCGCGAAACCCTGCGCATGGGCGACCTGGTCGACAGCATGCTCGATGCCATGCTCAACGTGCTGCGCGGTACCCAGACCGCCATGACCCAGCAGATGCGCGGCCTGGGCGAGGACGTCGAGGCGCTGTACAACGCCATCAAGCTGTATCTGGCGCAAATGCCCCGCGAAGACCTCAGCGAGCAGGACAGCCGGCGCTGGGCCGAGATCATTGAGCTGGCGATCAACCTCAAGCTGGCTGCCGACCTCATCGAGCGCATGCTGCGCAAGGTCCAGCAGCAGAAGACTTCGCAGCGCCGCGAGTTTTCCGAGGTGGGCCTGGAAGAACTGACCGGCCTGCACAGCCAGTTGCTGGCCAATCTGCGCCTGGGCCTGTCGGTGTTTCTCAGCGCCGACCCGGAAAGCGCCCGCCAGCTGCTGCGGGAAAAACGCCGCTTCCGCGCCCAGGAGCGGCGCCTGGCCCATGCCCATGTCAGCCGGTTGCAACGTAAAGTGGTGCAAAGTATCGAGACCAGTTCGTTGCACCTGGAGCTGATCGCCGACATGAAACGATTGAACTCCTTGTTCTGCAGCAGTGCCTATGTGGTATTGGGCGGCGCCGATACTGGCGGCCTGCTGCTCGACAGCGTGCCGGACGACGCTCATTCACCGTGA
- a CDS encoding pitrilysin family protein: MRCLMFICLLLGCAPGFALDRSQVEGYLLPNGLQVVLKSGYERNHVSIRLVVGVGFDDFPCERQELPHLLEHLLFSGIDEGGEGGLEERMQALGGEWNAYTSSADTTFVIEAPARNQRKVLDLLLAVINDTQIDEKALQLSKRIVEREDGGHYSHLQRWLDRQDLGHRASDQLAVELGLKCAERSSIEDMTLEQVNDLRQHWYAANNMTLIVVGGLDRLLPAYLERTYGELPAVEPGERRVLDGVTHKAEARRELIRGWLGDSARLHWLFLEPVLNNDHSQTWDLLQRYLDWALYDELRLKHGFSYGPFSQRESFGDTGLMVLNADLDRADVDAAEQALAAMLERLRKNGLDPATFQRIKQAAIDREAWSTQGNSALADYYWGALNDFDEGRFADPARALRRISLEDANQALQQLLAEPGYVRIEKPLLSYDELYGWVALAVGVLLAGVLIWGRRRSR, encoded by the coding sequence ATGCGTTGCCTGATGTTCATTTGCCTGCTGCTGGGCTGCGCGCCCGGCTTTGCCCTCGACCGCTCCCAGGTCGAGGGCTACCTGCTGCCCAACGGTCTGCAGGTGGTGCTCAAGTCAGGTTACGAACGCAACCATGTGTCGATCCGCCTGGTGGTCGGCGTTGGCTTCGATGATTTTCCCTGCGAGCGCCAGGAGCTGCCACACCTGCTCGAACACCTGCTGTTCAGCGGTATCGACGAGGGCGGAGAGGGCGGCCTGGAAGAGCGCATGCAAGCCCTGGGCGGGGAGTGGAACGCCTATACCAGCAGCGCCGATACCACCTTCGTCATCGAGGCGCCGGCACGCAACCAGCGCAAGGTGCTCGACCTGCTGCTGGCGGTGATCAACGACACCCAGATCGATGAAAAAGCCCTGCAGCTATCCAAGCGCATCGTCGAGCGCGAAGACGGCGGCCATTACTCGCACCTGCAGCGCTGGCTCGATCGCCAGGACCTCGGCCATCGCGCCAGCGACCAGCTGGCCGTGGAGTTGGGGCTCAAATGCGCCGAACGTTCGTCGATCGAGGACATGACCCTGGAGCAGGTCAACGACCTGCGCCAGCACTGGTACGCGGCCAACAACATGACCCTGATCGTGGTTGGCGGCCTCGACCGCCTGCTGCCGGCTTATCTGGAACGCACCTATGGCGAGCTGCCAGCGGTCGAACCAGGCGAGCGCCGGGTACTGGACGGCGTCACCCACAAAGCCGAGGCACGCCGGGAGTTGATTCGCGGCTGGCTGGGCGACAGCGCCCGCCTGCACTGGCTGTTCCTCGAACCGGTGCTGAACAACGACCACAGCCAGACCTGGGACCTGCTGCAGCGCTACCTGGATTGGGCGCTGTACGACGAATTGCGGCTCAAGCACGGGTTTTCCTACGGCCCGTTCAGCCAGCGCGAGAGCTTCGGCGATACCGGGCTGATGGTACTCAACGCCGACCTCGACCGCGCCGATGTCGATGCTGCCGAGCAAGCCCTGGCGGCCATGCTCGAGCGCCTGCGCAAAAACGGCCTGGACCCGGCAACCTTCCAGCGTATCAAGCAGGCTGCCATCGACCGCGAAGCCTGGTCAACCCAGGGCAACAGCGCCCTGGCCGATTACTACTGGGGCGCCTTGAACGACTTTGACGAAGGGCGCTTTGCCGATCCGGCGCGGGCCTTGCGCCGGATCAGCCTGGAAGATGCCAACCAGGCCCTGCAGCAGTTGCTGGCCGAGCCCGGCTATGTGCGGATCGAGAAGCCACTGCTCAGCTACGACGAGCTATATGGCTGGGTGGCGCTGGCGGTGGGGGTGTTGTTGGCCGGGGTGCTTATCTGGGGGCGGCGGCGTTCGCGCTGA
- a CDS encoding DUF5924 family protein, with protein sequence MPLYLQRLIELIKRYPGVIALGGFISGVGSFILVDRQESLASWIAIVMLISWIWLMLENTFTKVFAKVFKREIPQPLLRYATQMIHQESLFFVLPFFFVTTTWNSGQLVFTGILAAAGLISIIDPLYYKWLAPRRWLYLALHTLTLFAALLTALPIILHLTTSQSFKLALGIAMLLSFPSLASSFPISHWRRGIMLVVMTLAVGAGGWMLRSWVPPATLWMTEVAVSTQVENRTPGKSLEQIKASEIRAGLYAFTAINAPRGLNERIYHVWQFEGKEVDRIALDIHGGRKEGYRAWTHKQNFPGNPVGRWQVRVLTEDGQVIGVLRFKVVDDGQAPAAE encoded by the coding sequence ATGCCTCTTTACCTCCAGCGCTTGATCGAGCTGATCAAGCGCTATCCCGGGGTCATCGCCCTCGGCGGTTTCATCTCCGGTGTCGGCAGCTTCATCCTGGTCGATCGCCAGGAAAGCCTGGCCAGCTGGATTGCCATCGTCATGCTCATCAGCTGGATCTGGCTGATGCTCGAGAACACCTTCACCAAGGTCTTCGCCAAAGTCTTCAAGCGCGAAATCCCCCAGCCGCTGTTGCGCTACGCAACGCAGATGATCCACCAGGAAAGCCTGTTCTTCGTCCTGCCGTTTTTCTTCGTCACCACCACCTGGAACAGCGGCCAACTGGTGTTCACCGGCATTCTCGCCGCCGCCGGGCTGATCTCGATCATCGACCCGCTGTACTACAAGTGGCTGGCCCCGCGGCGCTGGCTGTACCTGGCGCTGCATACCCTGACGCTGTTTGCCGCGCTGCTCACCGCGCTGCCGATCATCCTCCACCTGACCACCTCGCAGAGCTTCAAGCTGGCCTTGGGCATCGCCATGCTGCTGTCGTTCCCAAGCCTTGCCAGCAGCTTCCCGATCAGCCACTGGCGCCGGGGGATCATGCTGGTGGTGATGACCCTGGCCGTCGGCGCCGGCGGCTGGATGCTGCGTTCCTGGGTGCCGCCGGCAACCCTGTGGATGACCGAAGTGGCAGTCAGCACCCAGGTCGAGAACCGCACCCCGGGCAAGAGCCTGGAGCAGATCAAAGCCAGTGAAATACGCGCAGGCCTCTATGCCTTCACCGCGATCAACGCCCCACGCGGGCTGAACGAGCGGATTTACCACGTCTGGCAATTCGAGGGCAAAGAGGTTGACCGCATCGCCCTGGACATCCATGGCGGGCGCAAGGAAGGCTACCGCGCCTGGACCCACAAGCAGAACTTCCCCGGCAACCCGGTGGGGCGCTGGCAGGTGCGGGTGCTCACCGAAGACGGCCAGGTCATCGGTGTACTGCGCTTCAAGGTGGTTGACGATGGTCAAGCACCCGCGGCCGAGTAA